Within Corynebacterium timonense, the genomic segment CCGGGAAGTTCCGCAGCGGCCCCGACGCGAAGGCGCACCTCGACGCGGGCGCGACGAAGGTCATCATCTCCGCGCCCGGCAAGGACGTCGACGGCACCTACGTGTGGGGCGTCAACGACGACGAGTACACCGGCGAGCAGACCATCATCTCCGCCGCGTCGTGTACGACCAACTCGCTCGCGCCGGTGGCGAAGGTCATCGACGACAACTTCGGGATCCGCGACGGCCTCATGACCACGATCCACGCCTACACCGGCGACCAGCGCCTCCAGGACGCGCCGCACAAGGACCTGCGCCGCGCCCGCGCAGCTGCGCAGAACATCGTCCCCACCACCACGGGCGCCGCGAAAGCGGTGGGCCTCGTGCTGCCGAACCTGCAGGGCAAGCTCGACGGCTTCGCCATGCGCGTGCCCACCATCACTGGCTCCGCCACGGACCTGACCGTCCTAGTGGAGAAGTCGACGACGGCGGAGGAGGTCAACGCCGCGCTGAAGCAGGCGGCCGCCGACCCGAAGTTCGGCCAGGCGCTGCGCTACACCGAGGACCCGATCGTCTCGTCCGACATCATCGGCGCGTCCGCCGGCGCCATCTTTGACGCTGGCATGACCAAGGTCATCGACGGCACGCTGCTCAAGGTCGTCTCCTGGTACGACAACGAGTGGAGCTACACCTCCCAGTACATCCGCATGGCCAAGGTCGTCGCGGACAAGCTGCGCTAGCCAGAGCCCCGTCACCCGCCCCCATTTCACCCCCTCACCTGCCAAGGAGATCCAACATGGCCCTGAAGACCCTCCAGCACCTTCTCGACGACGGCGTTGACGGCCGCCACATTCTGGTGCGCTCGGACTTCAACGTCCCCCTCGACGAGGAGGGCTCCATCACAGACGCGGGGCGCATC encodes:
- the gap gene encoding type I glyceraldehyde-3-phosphate dehydrogenase gives rise to the protein MTTRIGINGFGRIGRASLRVILSEYQGVLEVVKINDLTDIETLAHLTKYDTAYGPLGREVEHDDNSITIDGTRIEVSSETDPAKLAWGDAGVDIVLECTGKFRSGPDAKAHLDAGATKVIISAPGKDVDGTYVWGVNDDEYTGEQTIISAASCTTNSLAPVAKVIDDNFGIRDGLMTTIHAYTGDQRLQDAPHKDLRRARAAAQNIVPTTTGAAKAVGLVLPNLQGKLDGFAMRVPTITGSATDLTVLVEKSTTAEEVNAALKQAAADPKFGQALRYTEDPIVSSDIIGASAGAIFDAGMTKVIDGTLLKVVSWYDNEWSYTSQYIRMAKVVADKLR